In Ostrea edulis chromosome 4, xbOstEdul1.1, whole genome shotgun sequence, a single window of DNA contains:
- the LOC125670770 gene encoding choline O-acetyltransferase-like: MSTRHVKEYVKRVASIDQEQYPAWDLNRPLPKLPVPDLQKTLVKYEDILQPIISISQLKKVKEIVRDFGKKGGQGEQLQELLLLYAETKENWAYSWWLEDMYMKIRLPLPINSNPGMVFPKQSFPDRRAQLRYAARLISGILDYKIIIDARGLPVDRARHNKKGQPLCMEQYYRLFTSYRVPGIKKDSLTSNNSQLLPDPEHIIVICKNQYFVLDVVINFTRLSEEDLFTQLSRIYKMAEENKETVDRVGILSAAYRDRWALSRGKLMEESTNRDSLDAIERSIFVLCLDTAVPVTLNHRNSIDETQNKIRDDVSLANQMLHGLGTNLNSANRWYDKTMQFIISEDGACGLNYEHSPSEGIAVVQLIEHLLKYMEEVRKKLVRMQSICELPQPRRLQWKINRDIEMDIQEAAENMHRLIDDLDLYILRFERYGREFPKSQNMSPDSFIQLALQLTYYKIHGKFVSTYESASVRRFRLGRVDNIRANTPAALEWVKAMTGETETTDTEKMVLLRKAMQCQTDIMTKTILGHGMDCHLLGLREIANEHGLPMPEIFEHESYGIANHFSLSTSQVPTTMDAFMCYGPVVPDGYGVCYNPHPNWIQVCVTSFKRHHDTNSDHFAFTLESSFLQMQELCLKACEPPPVCNGDKSHGEHRNGTATAETNTSPRKSRLVRQRTVSHAEANGR; encoded by the exons ATGTCAACACGACATGTCAAAGAGTATGTGAAGAGGGTAGCTTCTATTGACCAGGAACAGTACCCCGCCTGGGACCTTAAC AGACCGCTTCCAAAATTACCAGTGCCAGATTTACAGAAAACTCTGGTAAAGTATGAAGATATACTGCAACCTATTATCAGCATCTCACAGCTCAAGAAAGTGAAGGAAATTGTTCGTGATTTCGGCAAGAAAGGCGGACAAGGCGAACAGCTCCAGGAGTTATTACTATTGTATGCAGAAACCAAGGAAAATTGG GCATACAGCTGGTGGTTAGAAGATATGTACATGAAAATAAGATTACCTTTGCCTATCAACTCTAACCCCGGCATGGTCTTCCCTAAACAGAGTTTTCCTGATCGGAGAGCACAGTTACG ATACGCTGCGAGATTGATATCTGGGATACTAGATTACAAGATTATCATTGACGC TCGTGGATTGCCAGTGGACAGAGCACGCCACAATAAGAAAGGCCAGCCACTGTGTATGGAGCAATATTACAGACTGTTTACGTCCTACAGGGTTCCGGGGATAAAAAAGGACTCGCTGACTTCAAACAATAGTCAGTTGCTCCCGGATCCGGAACATATAATTGTCATCTGTAAAAATCAG TATTTTGTTCTGGATGTTGTCATCAACTTCACACGTTTAAGCGAAGAAGACCTCTTCACACAGCTGAGTCGGATATATAAAATGGCAGAGGAAAATAAAGAGACTGTAGATCGTGTCGGGATTCTATCGGCAGCCTACAGGGATCGCTGGGCCTTATCGAGGGGCAAACTTATGGAAG AATCGACCAATCGAGATTCTCTGGATGCAATAGAACGTTCTatatttgttttgtgtttggATACGGCTGTTCCAGTTACACTAAATCACCGGAACAGCATTGACGAAACTCAGAATAAAATTCGGGATGATGTTTCACTTGCCAACCAAATGTTACATGGACTGGGGACAAATCTGAACAGTGCTAATCGCTGGTACGACAAAACTATGCAATTCATCATCTCGGAGGACGGGGCATGTGGGCTGAACTATGAACACTCGCCATCAGAGGGCATAGCTGTCGTTCAACTTATAGAACACCTCCTTAAATACAT GGAGGAAGTCCGAAAGAAATTGGTGCGAATGCAGTCTATATGTGAATTGCCACAGCCTCGCCGTCTCCAGTGGAAAATAAATAGAGACATCGAGATGGACATTCAGGAGGCGGCGGAAAACATGCATAG ATTGATAGACGATCTGGACTTGTATATCCTTAGGTTTGAGAGATATGGGAGAGAATTTCCTAAATCACAGAACATGAGCCCGGATTCATTCATACAATTAGCCCTGCAGCTGACTTACTACAA AATCCATGGAAAATTTGTTTCTACATATGAAAGTGCGTCTGTCAGAAGATTTCGTTTGGGAAGAGTTGACAATATCAGAGCGAATACCCCTGCAGCCTTGGAATGGGTCAAAGCTATGACGGGGGAAACTGAAACCACA gaTACGGAAAAGATGGTGCTTCTTCGAAAGGCAATGCAATGTCAAACGGACATCATGACAAAG ACTATTTTAGGTCATGGGATGGACTGCCACTTACTAGGCCTGAGAGAAATCGCAAATGAACACGGACTGCCGATGCCCGAAATATTTGAACACGAGAGTTATGGAATAGCCAACCACTTCTCATTGTCTACAAGTCAG GTTCCTACCACGATGGACGCCTTCATGTGCTACGGTCCAGTTGTCCCGGATGGATACGGTGTCTGTTACAATCCACACCCCAACTGGATCCAAGTGTGCGTCACCTCCTTCAAAAGACACCATGATACAAATTCTGACCACTTCGCTTTCACTCTGGAAAGCAGCTTTCTTCAAATGCAGGAACTTTGTCTAAAAGCGTGCGAACCACCTCCAGTTTGTAATGGAGATAAATCACACGGTGAACACAGAAACGGAACGGCTACTGCAGAAACCAACACGTCTCCTCGTAAATCTAGGCTAGTGAGACAGAGAACGGTATCACACGCGGAGGCCAATGGAAGATGA